GGACACCGATTCGACCGTGCCGGTCAGATAGCCGAAGCGCGTATACGGAAACGCCTCCACCTTGACGATGGCGGTCTGCCCGGCGCGCACGAAGCCGATATCCTTGTTTTCGATACTGACCTCGGCCTCGAGCGCGTCATTCGGCACGATCTCCATGAGTGCCTGCGCAGTGGTAACCACGCCGCCCACCGTATGCACCGACAACTGCTGGACCGTGCCGGACACCGGCGCATAGAGGCTCATCAGCTTCTGGCGCGTCACGGCCTTGGTCTCGTCGTCCTGATTCTGCGAGAGCTGCGCGCTCGCCTTGTCGAGCGCGTCGAGCTGCTCGCGGCGAAACGCGGAAATCGTGGCCTCGATATCGGCCTTCTGCTCGGCCACGCCGGCCGCCAGCTCGCGGGCATGACTCTGTTGCGCGGCAAGCTCATGCTCCTGCTCGCGCGCGGCCTGCTCCTTGGCCAGGTAATCCTGCCGCGCCACATAACGGTCCTTCACCAGCGCGCCGAAATCGTCCGCCTGCTGCCGTGCCAGCGGCGCGGTGGATTTCAGCTTCTCGATCTCCTGGCGCGTCGTCTCTCCTTCGGCCTCGCGCTTGGCGAGCTCCGAGCGCGCGCTCGACACCTTGTCCTCGTACTCGCGGAACTGCCCGTCGGCAAACGACTGCGCCTGCCGTTGCTCGTCCGCGCTCGCGCCGTCCGTGACGGCCACGCGCGGCGCGCTGCCGCTGGCCTGCGCCGCCAGCAACGCGCGCGAACGTGCGATGGTCAGCGCGGCATTGACCTTCGACGAGCGCGCCTTGTCCGAATCGGCCGCCGCCTGCGATGGATCGAGCTCGACGAGTAACTGCCCCGCGTGAACGGCATCGCCGTCCCGGACCGCGATCCGGCGCACGACGCCGGTGATCGCGGGCTGCACGATCTTCACGCGCACGTCGGGCTGCAGCTTGCCCTTGGCGGTCGCGACGATGTCGAGCTGCCCGATCAACACGATTGCCAGCGTCACGGCCGCGATCAGCACGATGATGCGCATGGCCCAGTGCGGGGCGGGATGCACGGGTGTCTCGACGAGTTCGAGATGCGACGGCAGGAACGCGAGCTCGTGGGCGACCCGGGGCGGTATGTCCAGTTCGCGCCGGACTGCCCACGCGGCGCGCAGCACCGACGCGTAGCGCAGCATCAGATCGGCGAGCGCCCGCACGCGGAGAAATCTGGTGGATGCCATGGTGATGGGCCCGTCAGGTGTTTTGCAGTTCGATCAGGCGCGCGTAATAGCCGCCGGAATCGAGCAGCGCATCATGTTTGCCCCGCTCGACGATCTGCCCCCGGTCCATGGCGATGATGTGATCCGCCTGCCTGACCGCCGTGAGCCGATGCGCGATGACGATGACGGTGCGTCCCTGGCATATCGCGCGCATGTTTTTCTGGATGATGCGTTCGGTCTCGAAGTCCAGCGCGCTCGTGGCCTCGTCGAAGATCAGGATGCGCGGATTGGTCACGAGCGCCCGGGCGATCGCGATCCGCTGCCGCTGGCCGCCCGACAGGTTCGAGCCATGCTCGCCGACGAGCGAGTCATAACCCTCGGGCAGATCCGAAATGAATTCGTGCGCGCCCGCGAGTGTCGCCGCGCTGATGACGGCCTCGAGCGGCAGGCCCGGATCCGTCAGCGCGATGTTCTCGCGGATCGACCGATTGAAGAGCATGTTCTCCTGCAGGACCACACCGATCTGCCGGCGCAGCCAGGCCGGGTCGGCCAGCGCGAGGTCGATGCCGTCGATCATGACCCGGCCGTGCTCAGGGAGGTACAGGCGCTGCAGCAGCTTGGTCAGCGTGCTCTTGCCGGAACCGGAACGGCCGACGACGCCCACCATCTCCCCGGCCCGGATCTCGAGCGATACGCCGTCAAGAATGACGGGGCCGTCCGGCTTGTAGCGGAAGCGCACATTCTGGAAGCTGATGTCGCCGCGCACCGCCGGCAGCGCCTGGCGGCTCGCGGGCAGCTCCGTGCGCGCATTCAGGATGTCGCCGAGCCGGCCCATCGAAATACCGATCTGCTGGAAGTCCTGCCAGATCTGGGCGAGCCGCAGCACCGGCGCCGCCACGCGCTGCGACATCATGTTGAACGCGATCAGTTGCCCCACCGACAACTGTCCGTCGATCACGAGGCGCGCGCCGAAATAGAGCGTGCTGACGGTCACGAGCTTTCCCACCAGCTGGATCAACTGCTGGCCGACGTTGCCGAGCACGCTAACGCGGAATCCCGCCGATACGTAGGCGGAGAGCTGATTGTCCCAGCGCTTCGTGAACTGCGGCTCCACCGCCATGGATTTGACCGTCTCCATGCCCGAGACGGCCTCGACGAGGAACGCCTGATTGTCCGCACCGCGCGCGAACTTCTCGTTCAGGCGCTGGCGCAGTATCGGGTTGAGCACGGCCGACACGAAGGCATACAGCGGCAACGACACCACCACGATCAGTGTGAGCCTGACGCTGTAGAAACACATGACGGCGATGAAGACGATCGAGAAGAACAGATCGAGCACGGCGGTCAGCGCCTGCCCGGTCAGGAAGTTGCGGATGTTTTCCAGCTCGCGCACCCGCGCGACTGAATCGCCGACGCGCCTCGCCGCGAAGTAGGCGAGCGGCAGCGTCAGCAGGTGGCGGAACAGACGCGCCCCCAACTCGACGTCGATCCGGTTCGTGGTGTGCGCGAACACATGGTTGCGCAGCCCGGACAGCAGAACTTCGAACAGCGAGCTGGCCAGCAGCGCGACGCAGACCACGTTCAGCGTGCTGAACGCGCGATTGACCAGCACCTTGTCCATCACCACCTGGAACATCAGCGGGGAGACGAGGCCGAACAGCTGAAGGACGGCCGAGACGAGCAGCACCTCGAGCAGCAGGCGCCGATACTTCACGATCGCGGGAATGAACCACGAGAAATCGAAACGGGCGAGCTCGCCGGCCAGCGACGCACGCGACGCGAACAGGAACATCACGCCGCTGGAGCGCGTGATGACCTCGTCCACCGGGCAGGTGGTGGGCGACGCGGCGCCCGGAAACAGCACGAGCGCCTTCGCGCCATCACAGCCGGCGAGGATGAAATGCTCGCCGTTGGCATCGCTGACGAGTGCCGGGAACGGCGTGCGGGCGAGCCGCTGTGCCTGTACCCGCACCCGGCGTGCCTTGAGGCCGATCGCGCGGGCCGCCAGCAGCAGGTCGTCCTCGGTGAAGCGCCCGGATTTCAGCCCGGCGCCGTGCCGCAGTTGCGAGGCATCCGCCGCGATCCCGTGGAAGCGGGCGATCACCACCAGTGCCTCGACACCGGCATCGTCCGAGACCTGTGTCGGGCCCGGCTCCGCCCCCGCTCGTGTTTCCTGTCGTTCTTGCATCTCGTATCCGAACCTGACGCGGCCCCGTGCCGGCCGCCCCTCGTCCATCACGGGGCGGCCGGCACGGGCCGACTTCCTCAGTGGGTCATACCTCGTTAATGCCAGCTCGCCGCCAGCGTCGGCGCCAGCTCGCTCTGCAGCGTCGCGGGAAGCGCCGTGGTGCCGGCACCGGGAGGCGCGAACGCCGCCATCGCGCTGACGAGCGCGTTGACCTGCGCGCCGCCGATCGTCTTGCCATCCGACGCGACGATCCCCGCGTACCCCGCGCTCGCGCCGGCGAACCAGTTGGTCAGGTCCACCTGCTCGTGGGTGCCCAGCACGGAAACCAGCAGGTCGTTGCCCGACTGCGTCATCCACAGCTGATTGCTGGCGGCCTCGCTGAACAGCACCTCATTGGCCTTGCCCGCGACGCCCGCGGCCGGCAGCTCGACGCTCGTGAGCGCGCCGTCCGATGCATCGCCGGCCGCGGCGGCCACCACCACCTTGTCCCCGAAGCCCGAGGTCGCGTTCAGCGTGACGACGTCGCTGCCGCGCCCGGCCACGACCGTGTCGTTGCCGGTGGTCGACGTGTTGACGGCCTCGGTCCCGTCGTTGGCGATCAGCGTCTGGGCGGCCTGACTCAGCTCACCGTTGAGCACCGTGACGCCGGCCGCGCTGACGTAGTTGCCCGTCCACGTATCCACCACGTTCGACAATGCGTTCGCATCGGCCACGATCACGTCGCCCGCGTTCGTCACCGCATACGTGTTGTTGCCGAGCCCACCGATCATGGTCACCGCGACCTTCGACGGCGTCGCTGGGTTCGTCGAGTCGTTCAGGCGCGTATTCACGTCGTTCGCCACCAGCTTCGTCGTCGTCACGCCGTTGCCGGTCAGCGTCACGGCCGCGTCGCCGATCGCCGTCATGGTCTCGATGTTGGCGCTCGCCGTGTAGCTCGTTGCCGCCACCACCGTGTTGTCGGCGCCGGCCAGCGCCTGGATCACGTCGGCGCTCTGGAACACTACAAACGTATCGCTCCCGGTCCCGCCCGTCAGCGTGTTGACGAACGCCTGGCTGGAGACCAGCGTGTCGTTGCCCGAGCCCGCGACGAGCGTATCGAGGGCCTCGTTGGCCGTCACCATGTCGTCGAGCGAATTCGCACCGAGCGTGATGCTGGCGAGCCCCGTGCCGTAGAGCCGGTCGATGCCCGCGGCGGCCGTTACGCTCACGCTCGAATATTCGACGTTGTCCACGGGGTCGTCGGTGCTGCCGCCCGAGATCTGGATCACGTCCGCGGCGTTGTTCACCACGAAGGTGGTCCCCGCCGCGCCGACCAGCGTGGCCACGCCCGTGCCGGCCACCAGCGTGTCGCTTGCCGAGCCTGCGACCAGCGTGTCGTGGCCAGCATTGCCGGTAACGATTTCGCCCTGCCCGTTGCCGGTCAGCGCGAGATCGGCGCTGCCGGTACCCGTCAGCCGCTGGACGTTGGCCGGGCCCGTCAGGCTCACGGACGTCTGGATCACGTTGCTGCCGCCCGCCTGCGCCTGTACCACGTCGCCGGCGTTGTTGACGACGAACGTATCGTTGCCCGCACCACCGATCAGCGTGTCGATGCCGGTCCCCGACACGAGCGTGTCATTGCCCGAGTTCGCGGTCAGGGTCTGGGCCGTCGCACCGCCCGTCAGCGTGATGGCGGCCGTGCCTTCGCCGGTCAGATACTGCACGTTGGCGGGCGACGTGTAGCTGACGGCGGTCTCGACCGTATTGCTGGCCGCGCCCGCCTGCGCCGCCACGATGTCCGAGGCGTTGTTGACGATGAACGTGTCGTTGCCGGTGCCGCCCACCAGCGAGTCGACACCCGTCCCCGACACGAGCGTGACGTTGCCCGAACCGGCCACGAGCGTGTCCGCCCCCGAATTGGCGCGGATCGTCTGCGTCTGGGCGCCGCCCGTGAGCTTGAGCGCCGCGGCACCGGTCGCCATGAGCACCTGCATGTTGTCGCCCGTCGCGTAGGTCACCGAACTGAGCACCGTGTTCAGGTTGCCCCCGGCCTGCGCCTGGACGACATCGGCGGCGTTGTTCACGACGAACACGTCGTTGCCCATCGTGCCGATCATCGTGTCGATACCGGTGCCGGCGACCAGCGTGTCGTTGCCGGCGCCCGCCACGAGCGTGTCCTGGCCGCCATTGCCCGTGATCGTCATGTCGCCGGGGCCACCCGTCAGCACGATACCGGCCGAGCCGGTACCCGACAGCGCGGCCACGTTGGCCGAGGCGGTGTAATTGACGGACGACTGCACCGTATTGACGTTGCTGCCGGCCTGGGCCTGCACGACATCGGACGTGTTGTTGACGACGAACGTGTCGTTGCCGCTGCCGCCGACCAGCGTGTCGATCACCGCGCCCGCGACGAGCGTGTCGTTCCCCGCGTTGGCCGTGACAAGCTCCGAGGTGGCGGCATTGCCGGTCAGCACTAGGTTCGCGCTGCCGGTGCCGGTCATGGCCTGGACGTTGGCCGCCCCCGTGAAGCTGACCGCGGTCAGTATCGTATTGGTGTTGCCGACGCTCTGGGCGCTGATGCTCGTCGCGGCCGAGGTCACGACAAACGTCTCGTTGCCCGCGCCGCCCACCAGGTTCGCGCCGCCGGCCCCCGTGACGAGTGTGTCGTTGCCGGCGCCCGCCACGAGCGTGTCGTGCGAGGCATTGCCGCTGATCGTCTGGTCGCCGGTGCTGCCGGTCAGCGTGATCGCCGTGGTGCCGGTGGCGGCCAGGAACGCGATGTTGCTGCCGCTCGTGTAGCTCACCGACGACTGGACCGTGTTGATGCTGCCGCCGCCCTGCGCGATCACAAGATCGGCCGTACTGTCGATCACGAACGTATCGTTGCCCGCGCCGCCGATCATCGTGTCGGCCGTCGACTGAGCCCCGGCCACCAGCGTATCGTCGCCCGAGCCCGCCACGAGCGTGTCCTTGCCGAACTCCGCCGTGATGATCTGGTTCCCGACGCTGCCCGAGAGCTCGATCGAAGCGGACGAGATGCCCACCATCGACTGGACATTGGCCGACGCGGTATAGCTGATCGAAGTCTGGATCGAATCGATGCCGCCCGCCTGGGCGATCACGACGTCATCGGCATGCGAGACGATGAACTCGTCGTTGCCGGTGCCGCCGATCATCGTCGCGGCACCGGTCCCCGAGCCCAGCGTGTCGTTGCCGGAGCCCGCGATCAGCGTGTCGTGGCCCGCATTGCCGAGAATCTCCTGATTGCCGCTCCCGGTACCGGTGAGCGTGAGATCGGCGCTGCCCGTCGCCAGCGCGAGCCCGATGCCGCTGCCTGCGGAAAAGCTGACCGACGTGTTGAGCGTGTTGCCGCCGGTGCCGGGGTTGTTGAACTCGATCACGTCCGCCGAATTGTTGACGACGAAGAGGTCTCCTCCCACGCTGCTGCCGATCAGGGTATCGACACCCGCGCCGCCCACCAGCGTTTCGTCGCCCATCGTGTCCGTGAGGGTTTGCGGCCCGTTGCCGCCCGTGAGCATGATTTTCTGCGCGGTGCCGTTCAGGAACTGGACATTATCTGGGCCGACGTAGCTCACCGACGTGTTGACGGTATTGATGTTGGATCCGGCCTGCGCTTCGACGATGCTGGTCGTGCTGCCCACCACGAACGTATCGTTGCCGCTGCCGCCAACCATCAATGCCCCACCTTTCAGCGTGTCGTTGCCATTGCCTGCTACGAGCGTTTCGAAGCCGGAAGTCGAGGTCAGCGACTGATTACCTGTGGTGCCCGTCAGCGTGATGCCAGTTGCTGTGCCCACGACAGTCTGCACAGTCGCGCCCGCGGTATAGCTGACACTAGAATCGACCTCGTTGCTGGCCCCGGCCTGCGCGACGACGACATCACCCGCGTTGTTGATGACGAACTGGTTGATGCCAGAGGTGCCACCGACCATCGTATCGACTGCGGTTCCCGCCACGATCCGGCTGCCAGTGGCGTAGGCGTTTAGCGTCGCCGAGGTCACCCCACCCGTTAACGTCAATCCCGCTGCGGTCGCCGTCATGATCTGTACGTTTGCCTGATCGACATAGCTGGTCGACGCTAGGATCGTGTTGATATTCGAGCCGGCCAGCGCGGTGACCGAGTCCGAAAGGCTGGTAACAATAAAAGTATCGTTGCCCGTGCCTCCGAACATGAAATCGGCATGCCCCGTCATCGAGGTCAACGTGTCGTTGCCGGACCCCGCATACAGCGAGTCGTTGCCTTGGTTAGCCACGATCGTTTCGTCGCCGCTGCCACCCTTGAGCGCGATGTTCGCTGTGCCCGTGCCGACCAGATTCTGTACATTTGCCGATGCTGTGTAGCTCACTGTCGACTGGATTGTGTTGGACAGAGCGCCACGCTGGGCGATCACTACGTCGGTCGAGCTCAGCACTTTGAAGTTATCGTTGCCCATACCGCCGACCAGTGTGTCGCCATGACCGTTCGAGATCAGCGTGATGTCCTGGTTGTTGGCCGTCAGTGTGATGGCCGCCGATCCCGTGCCATCCAGGGTCTTCACGTTCGCCGATGCGACGAAGCTCGCGCTCGCGTTCACCTGGTTGAAGGTGCCCGCCGCCTGCGCGATCACCACATCGGCCGAGTTGTTCACGTCGAAGACATCGGCCCCCGTGCCGCCGATCAGCGTATCGACGGCCGCGCCGGCAATCAGATCGGTGACACCGGAATTGGCCGTCAGCGTCTGCGAAATCGAGTCGCTGCCGGTGAGTGAGAGGGTTGCCGTGCCGGTGCCCGTCACGTTCTGGATATTCGCGCCCGACTTGTAGCTCACCGACGTGAGAACGGTGTTCGTCCCGCCGGCCTGCGCGTTGATCACATCGGACGTGCTGTTGATGACGAAGGTGTCGTTGCCCGTGCCGCCGTTCAGCGTGTCGGGGCTCGCTCCGGCAATCAGCGTATCGTTGCCTGTGCCCGCCGTCAGCGTGTCGGAGCCGGAGTTCGCGGTAATCGTCTGGTCGCCGGTGCTGCCGCTCAGCGCGATGCTCCCGCCTCCCGTGCCAGTGAGAGTCTGCACGTTGGCCGATGCCGTGAAACTGAGCGAGGTGAGGATCGTATTCGTGCTGCCGGCCTGTGCGACGACCGTGTCTGCCGTGTTGTTGACCACGAACGTATCGTTGCCGACGCCACCCACGAGCGTATTCTTGGCGGCGCCCGACACCAGCGTGTCGTTGCCGGTACCAGCCGTCAGCGTATCGAGCCCGCTGTTGGCCGTGATCGTCTGGTTGCCGGAGCCGCCGGTCAACGCGATCGCGGCCGTGCCGGTGCCCGTAATGCTCTGGATATTGGCCCCCGACGTCCAGCTCGACGACGCTTGTACGACGTTCGTCGTGCCGGCCTGTGCCTGGACCACATCGCCCGCGTTTGTCACGACGAACGTCTCGTTGCCGCTGCCGCCAATCAGCGTGTCAGCGACTGCTCCGCCAGTCAACGTGTCATTGCCAGCGTTTGCGATGATCGTCTCCGACGTCGTCGCATTGCCCGTCAGTTGCAGATTCGCACTACCCGCGCCTTGCAGCGTCTGGACGTTCGCGGCACCCGTGAAATTCACCGACGTCAGGATCGTGTTGGTGTTGCTGCTGGCCGTGGCCGTAACCGTGTCACCGATGCTGTTCACGACGAACGTGTCGTTGCCTGTGCCGCCGTTGAGCGTGGCCGCGCCGCTCCCGGCAATCAGCGTGTCGTTGCCGGCGCCGGCCGTTAGGGTGTCCCGGCCGCTGTTGCCCGTGATCGTCTGATTCCCGCTCGAGCCGCTCAGCGCGATGCTGCCACTACCGGTGGCGGTCAGGAACTGCACGTTCGCCGGGCCGGTGAAGCTCACCGATGCCAGCACCGTATTCGTGCCGCCAGCCTGCGCGATCACCGTATCGCTCGTGTTGTTCACCACGAACGTGTCGATGCCCGCGCCACCCACGAGCGTATTCTTGGCGGCGCCCGACACCAGCGTGTCGTTGCCGGTACCAGCCGTCAGCGTATCGAGCCCGCTGTTGGCCGTGATCGTCTGGTTGCCGGAGCCGCCGGTCAACGCGATCGCGGCCGTGCCGGTGCCCGTAATGCTCTGGATATTGGCCCCCGACGTCCAGCTCGACGACGCTTGTACGACGTTCGTCGTGCCGGCCTGTGCCTGGACCACATCGCCCGCGTTTGTCACGACGAACGTCTCGTTGCCGCTGCCGCCAATCAGCGTGTCAGCGACTGCTCCGCCAGTCAACGTGTCATTGCCAGCGTTTGCGATGATCGTCTCCGACGTCGTCGCATTGCCCGTCAGTTGCAGATTCGCACTACCCGCGCCTTGCAGCGTCTGGACGTTCGCGGCACCCGTGAAGTTCGCCGAAGTCAGGATGAGGTTGGTATTGCTACCGGCCCTGGCCGTCACCACATCGGCCGCGTTGTTCACGACGAACGTGTCGTTGCCCGTGCCGCCGTTGAGCGTGGCCGCGCCGCTCCCGGCAATCAGCGTGTCGTTGCCGGCGCCGGCCGTTAGGGTGTCCCGGCCGCTGTTGCCCGTGATCGTCTGATTCCCGCTCGAGCCGCTTAGCGCGATGCTGCCGCTACCTGTGGCGGCCAGGAACTGCACGTTCGCCGGGCCGGTGAAGTTCACCGATGCCAGCACCGTGTTCGTGCCGCCGGCCTGTGCGACGACCGTGTCTGCCGTGTTGTTGACCACGAACGTGTCGTTGCCGACGCCGCCCATCAGCGTATCGAGGCCCGCACCTGACACCAGTGTGTCATTGCCGCTGTTGGCCGTGATCGATTCGGCCGTCGCGCCGACGCCGCCCAGCGTGAGGTCGGCGGCGCCCGTGCCGATCAGTTGGTCGATGTTCGCCGCCGCGCTCAGCGATACCGACGTGTAGACGACGTTGACATTGCTGCCCGCCAGCGCATTCACCACGTCGGCGGCGTTGTTGATGATGAAGGTGTCGTTGCCGGTCCCGCCGTTCAGCACGTCGGCGCCGCTGCCGGCCACGAGCGTGGTGTTGCCGCTGCCGGCATTGAGCGTGTCGTTGCCGGCGTTCGCGGTGACCGTCTCGGCCTGCGCGTTGCCTGTCAGCACCAGATTCGCACTGCCCGTCGCCGTCAGCGATGCCGTGTTGGCCGGCCCCGAGAAACTGACCGAAGTCAGGACGGTATTGACGTTGCCGCCCGCCTGCGCATTGATCACGTCCTGCGTGTTGTTGACGCTGAACGTATCGTTGCCGGCGCCGCCCACGAGCGTGTCCACGCCCGCGCCCGACACCAGCGTGTCGTCGCCACCGCCCGACACGAGCACGTCGTTGCCCGCGTTGGCCGTGATGGTCTCGGTCTGCGCGCTGCCGGTCAGCGTGATGTTGGCCGAGCCGGTGCCGGTGAACGTCGCCACATTCGATACGTCCGTGAAGCTCGCGCTCGTGAGCACCGTATTGCTGCCGCCTGCCCGCGCCACCACCGCGTCGCCGGCGTTGTTCACGACGAAGGTGTCGTTGCCCGAGCCGCCGACCAGCGTCGCGATGCCGGTACCCGCCACCAGCGAGTCGTTGCCGCTGCCCGCCACGATACTGGCCTCACCGCCCCCGCCTTGCAGCAGGTCGTTGCCATTGCCCGCGAAGATCTGGATCGCGCCGGCGCCCGCGATCACGGTGTCGTTGCCGTTGCCCACCTCGACGACATCGCTGCCGTTGCCGCCATACACCACGTCGTTGCCGTTGCCGGCGAAGACGATATCGTTGCCGCCGCCGAGAAACACCGCATCGGCGCCGTTACCGATCATGATCACGTCGTTGCCGGAGCCGGTGTAGATGACGTCGTTGCCGTCGCCCGCCGTCACCACATCGTTGCCGTTTCCGGCATAGATCAGATCATTGCCCTTGCCGGCCTGGATCGCATCCTTGCCGTCACCCGAAAAGACGATATCGTTGCCGTCGCCGGTCTTGATCAGGCTGTCGCCGATATTGCCGACCAGGACGCCATCGCCCGAGATCACCGACGTCGCCGGCTGATTGGTCGGCTGCGTCACGATCGAGGTGCTGCCGTCGGCGCCGCTCACCTCCACGGCGCTCGTCACGGGCAGCGTGATCTCGTCGGCCGCGACCTGGCCGCCGCTCGTCAGGCTGACCGAGAAGCCGCCCGTGACAGTGCTGCCATTCAGCACGCCGCTCGCGCCGCTCTCGGCCAGCGAGATCGACGCGATGCCGGCCTGCGCGAGCGATTGCACCTCGCCCGGATCGACGACGCCGCTCGAATTGGCATCGTCCCAGACAAACAGGTCGCCCCAGATGGCGTTCGATGCATTGAGCACGCCCGCGTGATTCGTATCGAACGAGGCGAGCGCGCCGAGCTCGGAGGTGGCGCCGGCCACGTAGTTGGTCAGGTTGAGCTGCTTGCCGTTCGTCAGTTGTCCGGTGCCGGTCGGATCGATGAACAGGAACGCGTCCTGATTGCCGACCCAGCCGACGTTGTGCCGGTATCCGTCGCCATTCAGATCGAAGTAGACGTTGCTGTTCTGCGCCGCCACGGTGGTAATGCCCAGATGGTGCAGATCGATCACGACCGGATCGCCGCCGCCACCTTCACCGCCACCGCCCCCCTCGCCGCCACCACCCTCGCCTCCTTCGCCGCCTTCTCCGTCGCCGAAATCCTCGCCCTCACCCGCCGCCGCCGCCACCACCACCGACGCCGCCCTCGCCGCCTTCTCCGCCCTCGCCGGCATCCGCTGCCGCGATCGCGGCGGCCTCCTCGTCGAACGCGACCGCTTGCGAGGCGAGCGCTTCCATCGCCGCGAAGCCTTCGGACTCGGCGGACAGCAACGCGGCCAGCGCGTCGCCGTTGTTGCTGAGGAGATTGCCGGTCGAATCGAACGTGAAGCTTTCCGCGTCGCCCGTGACCGGATCGACGGTCGACATGATGAAGCCCGACCCGTTGTAGGAGAAATCGATGCCGCTGCCACCGCCGCCCACGCCGCCGCTCCCACCCGACGTGCCGCCCGACGTGCCGCCCGCGCTACCGGTGATGGGAGGAAGCTCCGAACCCATCGCGGCGATCGCCGCGCCGAACGCGTTGCCGGCGGCCAGATCGCCCGCCACGCCGGGATTGCTGAAGCTCGTGCTGGCCGCCACGCCGCTTGCCGTGGAGCCCGCAGCATCGGACCCGCCTAGCCCGCCGAGCGGCGTGTCCGACGACCCGCCGCCGCCCCCGCCCGAATGGGACGTCCCCTTTTCCTTGC
The genomic region above belongs to Burkholderia plantarii and contains:
- a CDS encoding calcium-binding protein produces the protein MPARAEKAARAASVVVAAAAGEGEDFGDGEGGEGGEGGGGEGGGGGEGGGGDPVVIDLHHLGITTVAAQNSNVYFDLNGDGYRHNVGWVGNQDAFLFIDPTGTGQLTNGKQLNLTNYVAGATSELGALASFDTNHAGVLNASNAIWGDLFVWDDANSSGVVDPGEVQSLAQAGIASISLAESGASGVLNGSTVTGGFSVSLTSGGQVAADEITLPVTSAVEVSGADGSTSIVTQPTNQPATSVISGDGVLVGNIGDSLIKTGDGNDIVFSGDGKDAIQAGKGNDLIYAGNGNDVVTAGDGNDVIYTGSGNDVIMIGNGADAVFLGGGNDIVFAGNGNDVVYGGNGSDVVEVGNGNDTVIAGAGAIQIFAGNGNDLLQGGGGEASIVAGSGNDSLVAGTGIATLVGGSGNDTFVVNNAGDAVVARAGGSNTVLTSASFTDVSNVATFTGTGSANITLTGSAQTETITANAGNDVLVSGGGDDTLVSGAGVDTLVGGAGNDTFSVNNTQDVINAQAGGNVNTVLTSVSFSGPANTASLTATGSANLVLTGNAQAETVTANAGNDTLNAGSGNTTLVAGSGADVLNGGTGNDTFIINNAADVVNALAGSNVNVVYTSVSLSAAANIDQLIGTGAADLTLGGVGATAESITANSGNDTLVSGAGLDTLMGGVGNDTFVVNNTADTVVAQAGGTNTVLASVNFTGPANVQFLAATGSGSIALSGSSGNQTITGNSGRDTLTAGAGNDTLIAGSGAATLNGGTGNDTFVVNNAADVVTARAGSNTNLILTSANFTGAANVQTLQGAGSANLQLTGNATTSETIIANAGNDTLTGGAVADTLIGGSGNETFVVTNAGDVVQAQAGTTNVVQASSSWTSGANIQSITGTGTAAIALTGGSGNQTITANSGLDTLTAGTGNDTLVSGAAKNTLVGGAGIDTFVVNNTSDTVIAQAGGTNTVLASVSFTGPANVQFLTATGSGSIALSGSSGNQTITGNSGRDTLTAGAGNDTLIAGSGAATLNGGTGNDTFVVNSIGDTVTATASSNTNTILTSVNFTGAANVQTLQGAGSANLQLTGNATTSETIIANAGNDTLTGGAVADTLIGGSGNETFVVTNAGDVVQAQAGTTNVVQASSSWTSGANIQSITGTGTAAIALTGGSGNQTITANSGLDTLTAGTGNDTLVSGAAKNTLVGGVGNDTFVVNNTADTVVAQAGSTNTILTSLSFTASANVQTLTGTGGGSIALSGSTGDQTITANSGSDTLTAGTGNDTLIAGASPDTLNGGTGNDTFVINSTSDVINAQAGGTNTVLTSVSYKSGANIQNVTGTGTATLSLTGSDSISQTLTANSGVTDLIAGAAVDTLIGGTGADVFDVNNSADVVIAQAAGTFNQVNASASFVASANVKTLDGTGSAAITLTANNQDITLISNGHGDTLVGGMGNDNFKVLSSTDVVIAQRGALSNTIQSTVSYTASANVQNLVGTGTANIALKGGSGDETIVANQGNDSLYAGSGNDTLTSMTGHADFMFGGTGNDTFIVTSLSDSVTALAGSNINTILASTSYVDQANVQIMTATAAGLTLTGGVTSATLNAYATGSRIVAGTAVDTMVGGTSGINQFVINNAGDVVVAQAGASNEVDSSVSYTAGATVQTVVGTATGITLTGTTGNQSLTSTSGFETLVAGNGNDTLKGGALMVGGSGNDTFVVGSTTSIVEAQAGSNINTVNTSVSYVGPDNVQFLNGTAQKIMLTGGNGPQTLTDTMGDETLVGGAGVDTLIGSSVGGDLFVVNNSADVIEFNNPGTGGNTLNTSVSFSAGSGIGLALATGSADLTLTGTGSGNQEILGNAGHDTLIAGSGNDTLGSGTGAATMIGGTGNDEFIVSHADDVVIAQAGGIDSIQTSISYTASANVQSMVGISSASIELSGSVGNQIITAEFGKDTLVAGSGDDTLVAGAQSTADTMIGGAGNDTFVIDSTADLVIAQGGGSINTVQSSVSYTSGSNIAFLAATGTTAITLTGSTGDQTISGNASHDTLVAGAGNDTLVTGAGGANLVGGAGNETFVVTSAATSISAQSVGNTNTILTAVSFTGAANVQAMTGTGSANLVLTGNAATSELVTANAGNDTLVAGAVIDTLVGGSGNDTFVVNNTSDVVQAQAGSNVNTVQSSVNYTASANVAALSGTGSAGIVLTGGPGDMTITGNGGQDTLVAGAGNDTLVAGTGIDTMIGTMGNDVFVVNNAADVVQAQAGGNLNTVLSSVTYATGDNMQVLMATGAAALKLTGGAQTQTIRANSGADTLVAGSGNVTLVSGTGVDSLVGGTGNDTFIVNNASDIVAAQAGAASNTVETAVSYTSPANVQYLTGEGTAAITLTGGATAQTLTANSGNDTLVSGTGIDTLIGGAGNDTFVVNNAGDVVQAQAGGSNVIQTSVSLTGPANVQRLTGTGSADLALTGNGQGEIVTGNAGHDTLVAGSASDTLVAGTGVATLVGAAGTTFVVNNAADVIQISGGSTDDPVDNVEYSSVSVTAAAGIDRLYGTGLASITLGANSLDDMVTANEALDTLVAGSGNDTLVSSQAFVNTLTGGTGSDTFVVFQSADVIQALAGADNTVVAATSYTASANIETMTAIGDAAVTLTGNGVTTTKLVANDVNTRLNDSTNPATPSKVAVTMIGGLGNNTYAVTNAGDVIVADANALSNVVDTWTGNYVSAAGVTVLNGELSQAAQTLIANDGTEAVNTSTTGNDTVVAGRGSDVVTLNATSGFGDKVVVAAAAGDASDGALTSVELPAAGVAGKANEVLFSEAASNQLWMTQSGNDLLVSVLGTHEQVDLTNWFAGASAGYAGIVASDGKTIGGAQVNALVSAMAAFAPPGAGTTALPATLQSELAPTLAASWH